One Hordeum vulgare subsp. vulgare chromosome 4H, MorexV3_pseudomolecules_assembly, whole genome shotgun sequence DNA window includes the following coding sequences:
- the LOC123449146 gene encoding protein SPA, chloroplastic: protein MAMTTTSSRLTTAYSFLSSTPCSPTSMAVHPRRRRPGARYPRIQAIEFDQNTVVAITVGVVSVAAGIGIPIFYENQIDNSAKRDNNQPCFPCSGSGAQVCRFCTGAGTVTVVIGNGESEVSKCVNCDGIGSLTCTTCQGSGIQPRYLDRREFKDDDD, encoded by the exons ATGGCCAtgaccaccacctcctcccgacTCACCACCGCttactccttcctctcctccacgCCATGCTCGCCCACCAGCATGGCGGTGCATCCGCGGCGGCGGAGACCCGGCGCGCGGTACCCACGTATCCAGGCCATCGAGTTCGACCAGAACACG GTTGTGGCCATAACTGTCGGCGTCGTCAGCGTCGCCGCCGGGATAGGAATCCCGATTTTCTACGAGAATCAAATCGACAATTCC GCAAAGAGAGACAACAACCAGCCGTGCTTCCCCTGCAGCGGCTCGGGCGCGC AGGTATGCAGGTTTTGCACCGGAGCGGGGACGGTTACTGTAGTAATTGGCAATGGTGAATCTGAAGTATCAAAGTGTGTCAACTGCGATGGCATTGGATCATTGACATGCACCACATGCCAAGGTAGTGGCATTCAGCCACGCTATCTTGATCGCAG GGAGTTCAAGGATGATGATGACTGA